One stretch of Rattus norvegicus strain BN/NHsdMcwi chromosome 12, GRCr8, whole genome shotgun sequence DNA includes these proteins:
- the Zfand2a gene encoding AN1-type zinc finger protein 2A: MEFPDLGKHCSEPTCKQLDFLPITCDACKQDFCKDHFSYSGHKCPFAFKKDVQVPVCPLCNAPIPVRRGDIPDVVVGEHMDRDCTFHPGRNRNKVFTHRCSKEGCRKKEMLQLACAQCHGNFCIQHRHPLDHNCQAGSSSVSRGRSSASRAAEQKPSGVSWLAQRLRRTVK, encoded by the exons ATGGAGTTTCCTGACCTGGGGAAGCACTGTTCAGAACCGACTTGCAAACAACTAG attttctGCCAATCACGTGTGATGCCTGCAAACAAGATTTCTGTAAAGACCATTTTTCCTACTCGGGTCATAAGTGTCCCTTTGCATTCAAGAAG GATGTGCAGGTGCCTGTGTGTCCACTCTGTAATGCCCCCATCCCAGTGAGGAGAGGTGACATCCCAGATGTGGTGGTCGGCGAGCACATGGACAGAGATTGCACCTTTCACCCCGGGAGGAACAGAAACAAG GTTTTCACACACCGCTGCTCCAAAGAGGGATGCAGGAAGAAGGAGATGCTGCAGCTGGCTTGTGCCCAGTGCCATGGCAACTTCTGCATTCAGCACAGGCATCCTCTGGACCACAACTGCCAAGCTGGGAGCAGCTCAGTCAGCAGAGGGAG GTCTTCCGCATCCAGAGCTGCTGAGCAGAAGCCATCGGGAGTCAGTTGGCTGGCCCAGCGACTCAG GCGGACAGTGAAATGA